One segment of Phragmites australis chromosome 13, lpPhrAust1.1, whole genome shotgun sequence DNA contains the following:
- the LOC133889637 gene encoding U-box domain-containing protein 25-like, translating into MTIIPVPEVLMCPISLDLLSDPVTLRSTGQTYDRASIQRWLLADGHRTCPVTMQPLHGEFDFDTALVPNRTLKHLVDRWLLTGCPADLSELALPALRDNLLQHQLQPSGTATTTLVVETLRIVRSLSPAGFCPLLLRLLLLPQAQAESQGHHQSMGTIEDEQEEVVELALDCLIGSPSTQELAGALHDALTKTNTMSSSFVLLLSQQQGSVKAMTGLCRVIAAAAAAAEEVRMLLGQTEQFMAALAGLVRDSSTAKAAAAEAALVAMSSLCSSEPSWATAVAAGAVDALIAYISAGPRAAKSVMTCLQTLELLLSLDAGKQAMHRHPDAAAVLVKMVFRVPSNQGASVSEHAVRSLLVACRESARLRVDAINAGLLKQLLLLLQSRCSPAAKANATALLRAVWAHHAGMLL; encoded by the coding sequence ATGACCATCATCCCGGTCCCGGAGGTGTTGATGTGTCCCATCAGCCTGGACCTCCTGTCGGACCCCGTCACCCTGAGGAGCACCGGCCAGACGTACGACCGTGCCAGCATCCAGCGCTGGCTCCTCGCGGACGGCCACCGGACTTGCCCCGTCACCATGCAGCCGCTGCACGGCGAGTTCGACTTTGACACCGCGCTCGTCCCCAACCGCACGCTCAAACACCTCGTCGACCGATGGCTCCTCACCGGCTGCCCTGCCGACCTCTCTGAGTTGGCGTTGCCGGCCCTCAGGGACAACCTCCTGCAGCATCAGCTCCAACCTTCcggcaccgccaccaccaccttggtcGTCGAGACGCTCAGGATTGTGAGGTCGCTCTCCCCTGCTGGCTTCTGCCCCTTGCTGCTACGCTTGCTGCTGCTTCCTCAGGCTCAGGCTGAGAGTCAAGGCCACCACCAGAGTATGGGGACGATAGAAGATGAACAAGAAGAGGTGGTGGAGCTGGCGCTCGACTGCCTGATAGGGTCGCCGTCGACACAAGAGCTCGCAGGCGCTCTTCATGATGCCCTGACCAAGACCAACACCATGTCCTCCTCCTTTGTGCTACTCCTGAGTCAGCAGCAGGGTAGTGTCAAGGCCATGACGGGCTTATGCCGCGTCatcgcagccgcagccgcagcagcaGAAGAGGTGCGCATGCTCCTGGGCCAAACAGAGCAGTTCATGGCAGCTCTGGCCGGTCTTGTGCGTGACTCGAGCACTGCCAAGGCCGCGGCGGCAGAAGCTGCGCTGGTGGCCATGTCAAGCCTCTGCTCGTCGGAGCCGAGCTGGGCGACGGCGGTGGCAGCGGGCGCTGTCGACGCTCTCATCGCCTACATCTCGGCGGGTCCTAGAGCTGCAAAGAGCGTGATGACGTGCCTGCAGACGCTGGAGCTTCTGCTGAGCCTGGACGCCGGCAAGCAGGCCATGCACAGGCACCCCGATGCGGCCGCCGTCCTGGTCAAGATGGTGTTCCGGGTGCCGTCAAATCAGGGCGCTAGCGTCAGCGAGCACGCGGTCCGGTCGCTGCTCGTCGCGTGCCGCGAGTCGGCGAGGTTGCGTGTCGATGCAATCAACGCCGGGCTGCTcaagcagctgctgctgctgctgcaaagCCGGTGCAGCCCCGCGGCCAAGGCCAACGCCACGGCGCTGCTCAGGGCCGTCTGGGCTCACCATGCCGGCATGCTTCTCTAG